A section of the Balearica regulorum gibbericeps isolate bBalReg1 chromosome 6, bBalReg1.pri, whole genome shotgun sequence genome encodes:
- the FIGN gene encoding fidgetin isoform X1 → MLAPCKAAVLGLKFQHGRGCSQSSLQKLGMISNHRHLHLTRAPIHQQTHRIDATLTYRVLVPNLQLHLKKDGIEEERLKDSSWGLKMQWTPEHAQWPEQHFDITSTTRSPAHKVEAYRGHLQRTYQYAWANDDISALTASNLLKKYAEKYSGILEGPAERPILSNYSEAPSGLVNGRKNESEPWQPSLNSESVYPMNCVPDVITASKAGVSAALPPADVSASIGSSPGVASNLAEPSYSSSTCGSHTVPSLHSGLPSQEYAAGYNGSYLHTSYSGQPAPALPSPHPSPLHSSGLLQPPPPPPPPALVPGYNGTSNLSSYSYPSASYPPQTAVGPGYSPGGAPPPSAYLPSGIPAPTPLPPTTVPSYSYQGHGLTPIAPSALTNSSASSLKRKAFYMAGQGEMDSSYGNYSYGQQRSTQSPMYRMPDNSISNANRGNGFDRSAETSSLAFKPTKQLMSSEQQRKFSSQSSRALTPPSYSTAKNSLGSRSSDSFGKYTSPVMNEHGDEHRQLLPHPMQGPGLRAATSSNHSVDEQLKNTDTHLIDLVTNEIINQGPPVDWSDIAGLDLVKAVIKEEVLWPVLRSDAFNGLTALPRSILLFGPRGTGKTLMGRCIASQLGATFFKIAGSGLVTKWLGEGEKIVHASFLVARCRQPSVIFVSDIDMLLSSQVSEEHSPVSRMRTEFLMQLDTVLTSAEDQIVVICATSKPEEIDESLRRYFMKRLLIPLPDSTARHQIIVQLLSQHNYCLNDKEVALLVQRTEGFSGLDVAHLCQEALVGPLHAMPATDLSAIMPSQLRPVTYQDFENAFCKIQPSISQKELDTYVEWNKMFGCSQ, encoded by the coding sequence GCTTGAAGATGCAGTGGACGCCGGAGCATGCCCAGTGGCCAGAACAGCACTTTGATATCACTTCAACCACCCGGTCCCCTGCCCACAAGGTGGAAGCCTACCGGGGACACCTGCAGCGCACCTACCAGTACGCCTGGGCCAATGATGACATCTCGGCTCTGACCGCCTCCAATCTTCTGAAAAAGTATGCAGAAAAATACTCTGGTATTTTGGAAGGCCCGGCCGAGCGGCCCATTCTCAGCAATTACTCTGAAGCTCCCTCGGGGCTGGTGAACGGCCGGAAGAATGAAAGCGAGCCCTGGCAGCCATCGCTGAACTCGGAGAGCGTGTATCCCATGAACTGTGTCCCGGACGTCATCACCGCCAGCAAAGCTGGGGTAAGTGCAGCCCTCCCTCCCGCAGATGTCTCGGCCAGCATCGGGAGCTCTCCTGGGGTGGCCAGTAACCTGGCTGAACCCAGTTACTCCAGCAGCACCTGCGGAAGTCACACCGTTCCCAGTCTTCATTCAGGGCTCCCATCTCAGGAATACGCTGCAGGATACAACGGCTCATACTTGCATACCAGTTACAGTGGCCAGCCAGCACCTGCGCTTCCGTCCCCCCATCCATCCCCCCTGCATAGCTCGGGACTTTTACagcccccgccgccaccgccgccaccAGCCCTCGTCCCGGGCTACAACGGGACCTCTAACCTCTCCAGTTACAGCTACCCTTCTGCCAGTTACCCTCCTCAAACCGCTGTTGGCCCTGGGTACAGCCCTGGGGGTGCCCCGCCGCCCTCGGCATACCTGCCTTCAGGAATCCCTGCTCCGACCCCTCTGCCCCCTACCACCGTCCCCAGTTACTCCTACCAGGGCCACGGTCTGACGCCCATCGCGCCATCTGCCCTGACAAACAGTTCAGCCAGCTctctcaaaagaaaagctttctacATGGCAGGGCAAGGAGAAATGGACTCCAGTTATGGAAATTACAGCTATGGCCAACAGAGATCTACACAGAGTCCCATGTATCGAATGCCCGACAAcagcatttcaaatgcaaacagGGGGAATGGTTTTGACAGAAGTGCTGAAACATCATCCTTAGCATTTAAGCCAACAAAGCAGCTAATGTCCTCtgaacagcaaaggaaattcAGCAGCCAGTCCAGTAGGGCTCTAACACCCCCATCCTATAGTACTGCTAAAAACTCACTGGGTTCGAGATCGAGTGACTCGTTTGGGAAGTATACCTCCCCTGTAATGAATGAGCACGGTGACGAGCACAGGCAGCTCCTCCCTCACCCAATGCAAGGCCCGGGACTTCGTGCAGCTACCTCATCCAACCACTCTGTGGACGAGCAACTGAAGAATACTGACACACACCTCATTGACCTTGTTACCAATGAGATTATCAACCAAGGACCTCCTGTGGACTGGAGCGACATCGCTGGCCTAGATCTAGTAAAGGCCGTCATTAAGGAGGAGGTTTTATGGCCAGTATTGAGGTCAGATGCATTCAATGGACTGACTGCTCTACCTCGGAGCATCCTTTTATTTGGACCTCGGGGAACAGGCAAAACATTAATGGGCAGATGTATAGCTAGTCAGCTGGGGgccacatttttcaaaatcGCTGGTTCTGGCCTTGTCACAAAGTGGttaggggaaggagaaaaaattgtCCACGCGTCCTTCCTCGTGGCAAGGTGTCGCCAGCCCTCGGTGATTTTTGTTAGTGACATTGATATGCTTCTTTCCTCTCAAGTGAGCGAAGAACACAGTCCAGTAAGTCGGATGAGAACCGAGTTCCTTATGCAGCTGGACACTGTACTGACTTCTGCTGAGGACCAAATAGTAGTAATTTGCGCCACGAGTAAACCGGAAGAAATTGATGAATCTCTTCGAAGGTACTTCATGAAACGACTTTTAATCCCACTTCCTGACAGCACAGCGAGGCACCAGATAATAGTACAACTGCTCTCACAGCACAATTACTGTCTCAATGACAAGGAGGTTGCACTGCTTGTCCAGCGCACAGAAGGCTTTTCTGGACTAGATGTGGCTCACTTGTGTCAGGAAGCCCTGGTGGGCCCACTCCACGCCATGCCAGCCACAGACCTTTCAGCCATTATGCCCAGCCAGTTGAGGCCAGTTACATATCAAGactttgaaaatgctttctgcaagaTACAGCCTAGCATATCTCAAAAAGAGCTTGATACATATGTTGAATGGAACAAAATGTTTGGTTGCAGTCAGTga
- the FIGN gene encoding fidgetin isoform X2, whose protein sequence is MISSTSVYGLKMQWTPEHAQWPEQHFDITSTTRSPAHKVEAYRGHLQRTYQYAWANDDISALTASNLLKKYAEKYSGILEGPAERPILSNYSEAPSGLVNGRKNESEPWQPSLNSESVYPMNCVPDVITASKAGVSAALPPADVSASIGSSPGVASNLAEPSYSSSTCGSHTVPSLHSGLPSQEYAAGYNGSYLHTSYSGQPAPALPSPHPSPLHSSGLLQPPPPPPPPALVPGYNGTSNLSSYSYPSASYPPQTAVGPGYSPGGAPPPSAYLPSGIPAPTPLPPTTVPSYSYQGHGLTPIAPSALTNSSASSLKRKAFYMAGQGEMDSSYGNYSYGQQRSTQSPMYRMPDNSISNANRGNGFDRSAETSSLAFKPTKQLMSSEQQRKFSSQSSRALTPPSYSTAKNSLGSRSSDSFGKYTSPVMNEHGDEHRQLLPHPMQGPGLRAATSSNHSVDEQLKNTDTHLIDLVTNEIINQGPPVDWSDIAGLDLVKAVIKEEVLWPVLRSDAFNGLTALPRSILLFGPRGTGKTLMGRCIASQLGATFFKIAGSGLVTKWLGEGEKIVHASFLVARCRQPSVIFVSDIDMLLSSQVSEEHSPVSRMRTEFLMQLDTVLTSAEDQIVVICATSKPEEIDESLRRYFMKRLLIPLPDSTARHQIIVQLLSQHNYCLNDKEVALLVQRTEGFSGLDVAHLCQEALVGPLHAMPATDLSAIMPSQLRPVTYQDFENAFCKIQPSISQKELDTYVEWNKMFGCSQ, encoded by the coding sequence GCTTGAAGATGCAGTGGACGCCGGAGCATGCCCAGTGGCCAGAACAGCACTTTGATATCACTTCAACCACCCGGTCCCCTGCCCACAAGGTGGAAGCCTACCGGGGACACCTGCAGCGCACCTACCAGTACGCCTGGGCCAATGATGACATCTCGGCTCTGACCGCCTCCAATCTTCTGAAAAAGTATGCAGAAAAATACTCTGGTATTTTGGAAGGCCCGGCCGAGCGGCCCATTCTCAGCAATTACTCTGAAGCTCCCTCGGGGCTGGTGAACGGCCGGAAGAATGAAAGCGAGCCCTGGCAGCCATCGCTGAACTCGGAGAGCGTGTATCCCATGAACTGTGTCCCGGACGTCATCACCGCCAGCAAAGCTGGGGTAAGTGCAGCCCTCCCTCCCGCAGATGTCTCGGCCAGCATCGGGAGCTCTCCTGGGGTGGCCAGTAACCTGGCTGAACCCAGTTACTCCAGCAGCACCTGCGGAAGTCACACCGTTCCCAGTCTTCATTCAGGGCTCCCATCTCAGGAATACGCTGCAGGATACAACGGCTCATACTTGCATACCAGTTACAGTGGCCAGCCAGCACCTGCGCTTCCGTCCCCCCATCCATCCCCCCTGCATAGCTCGGGACTTTTACagcccccgccgccaccgccgccaccAGCCCTCGTCCCGGGCTACAACGGGACCTCTAACCTCTCCAGTTACAGCTACCCTTCTGCCAGTTACCCTCCTCAAACCGCTGTTGGCCCTGGGTACAGCCCTGGGGGTGCCCCGCCGCCCTCGGCATACCTGCCTTCAGGAATCCCTGCTCCGACCCCTCTGCCCCCTACCACCGTCCCCAGTTACTCCTACCAGGGCCACGGTCTGACGCCCATCGCGCCATCTGCCCTGACAAACAGTTCAGCCAGCTctctcaaaagaaaagctttctacATGGCAGGGCAAGGAGAAATGGACTCCAGTTATGGAAATTACAGCTATGGCCAACAGAGATCTACACAGAGTCCCATGTATCGAATGCCCGACAAcagcatttcaaatgcaaacagGGGGAATGGTTTTGACAGAAGTGCTGAAACATCATCCTTAGCATTTAAGCCAACAAAGCAGCTAATGTCCTCtgaacagcaaaggaaattcAGCAGCCAGTCCAGTAGGGCTCTAACACCCCCATCCTATAGTACTGCTAAAAACTCACTGGGTTCGAGATCGAGTGACTCGTTTGGGAAGTATACCTCCCCTGTAATGAATGAGCACGGTGACGAGCACAGGCAGCTCCTCCCTCACCCAATGCAAGGCCCGGGACTTCGTGCAGCTACCTCATCCAACCACTCTGTGGACGAGCAACTGAAGAATACTGACACACACCTCATTGACCTTGTTACCAATGAGATTATCAACCAAGGACCTCCTGTGGACTGGAGCGACATCGCTGGCCTAGATCTAGTAAAGGCCGTCATTAAGGAGGAGGTTTTATGGCCAGTATTGAGGTCAGATGCATTCAATGGACTGACTGCTCTACCTCGGAGCATCCTTTTATTTGGACCTCGGGGAACAGGCAAAACATTAATGGGCAGATGTATAGCTAGTCAGCTGGGGgccacatttttcaaaatcGCTGGTTCTGGCCTTGTCACAAAGTGGttaggggaaggagaaaaaattgtCCACGCGTCCTTCCTCGTGGCAAGGTGTCGCCAGCCCTCGGTGATTTTTGTTAGTGACATTGATATGCTTCTTTCCTCTCAAGTGAGCGAAGAACACAGTCCAGTAAGTCGGATGAGAACCGAGTTCCTTATGCAGCTGGACACTGTACTGACTTCTGCTGAGGACCAAATAGTAGTAATTTGCGCCACGAGTAAACCGGAAGAAATTGATGAATCTCTTCGAAGGTACTTCATGAAACGACTTTTAATCCCACTTCCTGACAGCACAGCGAGGCACCAGATAATAGTACAACTGCTCTCACAGCACAATTACTGTCTCAATGACAAGGAGGTTGCACTGCTTGTCCAGCGCACAGAAGGCTTTTCTGGACTAGATGTGGCTCACTTGTGTCAGGAAGCCCTGGTGGGCCCACTCCACGCCATGCCAGCCACAGACCTTTCAGCCATTATGCCCAGCCAGTTGAGGCCAGTTACATATCAAGactttgaaaatgctttctgcaagaTACAGCCTAGCATATCTCAAAAAGAGCTTGATACATATGTTGAATGGAACAAAATGTTTGGTTGCAGTCAGTga
- the FIGN gene encoding fidgetin isoform X3, which translates to MQWTPEHAQWPEQHFDITSTTRSPAHKVEAYRGHLQRTYQYAWANDDISALTASNLLKKYAEKYSGILEGPAERPILSNYSEAPSGLVNGRKNESEPWQPSLNSESVYPMNCVPDVITASKAGVSAALPPADVSASIGSSPGVASNLAEPSYSSSTCGSHTVPSLHSGLPSQEYAAGYNGSYLHTSYSGQPAPALPSPHPSPLHSSGLLQPPPPPPPPALVPGYNGTSNLSSYSYPSASYPPQTAVGPGYSPGGAPPPSAYLPSGIPAPTPLPPTTVPSYSYQGHGLTPIAPSALTNSSASSLKRKAFYMAGQGEMDSSYGNYSYGQQRSTQSPMYRMPDNSISNANRGNGFDRSAETSSLAFKPTKQLMSSEQQRKFSSQSSRALTPPSYSTAKNSLGSRSSDSFGKYTSPVMNEHGDEHRQLLPHPMQGPGLRAATSSNHSVDEQLKNTDTHLIDLVTNEIINQGPPVDWSDIAGLDLVKAVIKEEVLWPVLRSDAFNGLTALPRSILLFGPRGTGKTLMGRCIASQLGATFFKIAGSGLVTKWLGEGEKIVHASFLVARCRQPSVIFVSDIDMLLSSQVSEEHSPVSRMRTEFLMQLDTVLTSAEDQIVVICATSKPEEIDESLRRYFMKRLLIPLPDSTARHQIIVQLLSQHNYCLNDKEVALLVQRTEGFSGLDVAHLCQEALVGPLHAMPATDLSAIMPSQLRPVTYQDFENAFCKIQPSISQKELDTYVEWNKMFGCSQ; encoded by the coding sequence ATGCAGTGGACGCCGGAGCATGCCCAGTGGCCAGAACAGCACTTTGATATCACTTCAACCACCCGGTCCCCTGCCCACAAGGTGGAAGCCTACCGGGGACACCTGCAGCGCACCTACCAGTACGCCTGGGCCAATGATGACATCTCGGCTCTGACCGCCTCCAATCTTCTGAAAAAGTATGCAGAAAAATACTCTGGTATTTTGGAAGGCCCGGCCGAGCGGCCCATTCTCAGCAATTACTCTGAAGCTCCCTCGGGGCTGGTGAACGGCCGGAAGAATGAAAGCGAGCCCTGGCAGCCATCGCTGAACTCGGAGAGCGTGTATCCCATGAACTGTGTCCCGGACGTCATCACCGCCAGCAAAGCTGGGGTAAGTGCAGCCCTCCCTCCCGCAGATGTCTCGGCCAGCATCGGGAGCTCTCCTGGGGTGGCCAGTAACCTGGCTGAACCCAGTTACTCCAGCAGCACCTGCGGAAGTCACACCGTTCCCAGTCTTCATTCAGGGCTCCCATCTCAGGAATACGCTGCAGGATACAACGGCTCATACTTGCATACCAGTTACAGTGGCCAGCCAGCACCTGCGCTTCCGTCCCCCCATCCATCCCCCCTGCATAGCTCGGGACTTTTACagcccccgccgccaccgccgccaccAGCCCTCGTCCCGGGCTACAACGGGACCTCTAACCTCTCCAGTTACAGCTACCCTTCTGCCAGTTACCCTCCTCAAACCGCTGTTGGCCCTGGGTACAGCCCTGGGGGTGCCCCGCCGCCCTCGGCATACCTGCCTTCAGGAATCCCTGCTCCGACCCCTCTGCCCCCTACCACCGTCCCCAGTTACTCCTACCAGGGCCACGGTCTGACGCCCATCGCGCCATCTGCCCTGACAAACAGTTCAGCCAGCTctctcaaaagaaaagctttctacATGGCAGGGCAAGGAGAAATGGACTCCAGTTATGGAAATTACAGCTATGGCCAACAGAGATCTACACAGAGTCCCATGTATCGAATGCCCGACAAcagcatttcaaatgcaaacagGGGGAATGGTTTTGACAGAAGTGCTGAAACATCATCCTTAGCATTTAAGCCAACAAAGCAGCTAATGTCCTCtgaacagcaaaggaaattcAGCAGCCAGTCCAGTAGGGCTCTAACACCCCCATCCTATAGTACTGCTAAAAACTCACTGGGTTCGAGATCGAGTGACTCGTTTGGGAAGTATACCTCCCCTGTAATGAATGAGCACGGTGACGAGCACAGGCAGCTCCTCCCTCACCCAATGCAAGGCCCGGGACTTCGTGCAGCTACCTCATCCAACCACTCTGTGGACGAGCAACTGAAGAATACTGACACACACCTCATTGACCTTGTTACCAATGAGATTATCAACCAAGGACCTCCTGTGGACTGGAGCGACATCGCTGGCCTAGATCTAGTAAAGGCCGTCATTAAGGAGGAGGTTTTATGGCCAGTATTGAGGTCAGATGCATTCAATGGACTGACTGCTCTACCTCGGAGCATCCTTTTATTTGGACCTCGGGGAACAGGCAAAACATTAATGGGCAGATGTATAGCTAGTCAGCTGGGGgccacatttttcaaaatcGCTGGTTCTGGCCTTGTCACAAAGTGGttaggggaaggagaaaaaattgtCCACGCGTCCTTCCTCGTGGCAAGGTGTCGCCAGCCCTCGGTGATTTTTGTTAGTGACATTGATATGCTTCTTTCCTCTCAAGTGAGCGAAGAACACAGTCCAGTAAGTCGGATGAGAACCGAGTTCCTTATGCAGCTGGACACTGTACTGACTTCTGCTGAGGACCAAATAGTAGTAATTTGCGCCACGAGTAAACCGGAAGAAATTGATGAATCTCTTCGAAGGTACTTCATGAAACGACTTTTAATCCCACTTCCTGACAGCACAGCGAGGCACCAGATAATAGTACAACTGCTCTCACAGCACAATTACTGTCTCAATGACAAGGAGGTTGCACTGCTTGTCCAGCGCACAGAAGGCTTTTCTGGACTAGATGTGGCTCACTTGTGTCAGGAAGCCCTGGTGGGCCCACTCCACGCCATGCCAGCCACAGACCTTTCAGCCATTATGCCCAGCCAGTTGAGGCCAGTTACATATCAAGactttgaaaatgctttctgcaagaTACAGCCTAGCATATCTCAAAAAGAGCTTGATACATATGTTGAATGGAACAAAATGTTTGGTTGCAGTCAGTga